A window of Polaribacter litorisediminis contains these coding sequences:
- a CDS encoding ArnT family glycosyltransferase, producing the protein MRIKQNYKQMKKLINKKHFFLISIIILIIWRAFLNGAIPLMDKTEARYAEIARIMAETNDYITPQIDYGIPFWAKPPLSTWLSALSFDAFGVSEFTARLPYLLFSILLVFLIGKYATREKLPFFLPGFIVLTIPQFFIHAGVVSTDTLLAFSVALVMLSFWEAITNPENKIWKYAIFVGFGIGLLAKGPIVFILTLPPIFMWALISKSFKKIFSTIPIILGILMITAVAGPWYYLAEQKTPGFIDYFIVGEHFKRFFDSSWSGDKYGFPKQQPLGIIWIFLLLFAMPWIQVVIGKLWKNKKQLFSNKWILFLGAWLVWTPLFFTVSKSLIHPYILPVMIPIALLAVYFWKDIKQKAFIITVSLIVPVASMITYSIGLYDNNIENYANSDKYLIQHCEQNSSELYHFNTKSYSSQFYSSGKVKSIHLNELKTIIKEENRFYFIISKGDEEKMKSLLSENFQLIDGNRKKRLYLHP; encoded by the coding sequence ATGAGAATAAAACAGAATTATAAACAGATGAAAAAACTCATCAACAAAAAACATTTTTTTTTGATTTCAATTATCATTTTAATTATTTGGCGAGCTTTTTTAAATGGGGCAATTCCATTAATGGATAAAACAGAAGCACGTTATGCAGAAATTGCCAGAATTATGGCAGAAACAAACGATTATATTACACCTCAAATAGATTACGGAATTCCCTTTTGGGCAAAACCACCGCTTTCAACTTGGCTCTCGGCATTAAGCTTCGATGCTTTTGGTGTTTCAGAATTTACTGCCAGATTACCTTACCTTTTATTTAGTATTTTATTAGTTTTTTTAATAGGAAAATACGCCACAAGGGAGAAACTTCCATTTTTTCTACCCGGCTTTATAGTGCTTACAATTCCCCAATTTTTTATTCATGCGGGCGTTGTTTCTACCGATACTTTACTAGCTTTTTCTGTAGCATTAGTCATGCTATCTTTTTGGGAAGCCATCACCAATCCTGAAAATAAAATCTGGAAGTATGCAATATTTGTTGGTTTCGGTATTGGTTTATTAGCAAAAGGCCCTATCGTCTTTATTTTAACCTTACCCCCTATTTTTATGTGGGCATTAATTTCAAAATCATTTAAAAAAATATTTTCTACAATTCCAATTATTTTAGGAATATTAATGATTACCGCAGTAGCTGGTCCATGGTATTATTTAGCAGAACAAAAAACTCCAGGTTTTATTGATTATTTTATTGTAGGAGAACATTTTAAACGTTTTTTTGATAGTAGTTGGTCTGGAGATAAATATGGTTTTCCAAAACAACAACCTTTGGGAATTATTTGGATTTTTCTTTTGCTATTTGCGATGCCTTGGATACAGGTTGTAATAGGTAAATTATGGAAAAACAAAAAACAATTATTTTCTAATAAATGGATTCTTTTTTTGGGCGCTTGGCTAGTTTGGACACCTTTATTTTTTACGGTTTCCAAAAGCTTAATTCATCCTTATATTTTACCAGTTATGATTCCCATTGCACTTTTAGCCGTTTATTTTTGGAAAGATATAAAACAAAAAGCATTCATTATTACGGTTAGTTTAATTGTTCCTGTTGCATCAATGATTACTTATAGTATTGGTTTATATGATAATAACATTGAAAATTATGCCAATTCAGATAAATATTTAATACAACATTGTGAACAAAATAGCAGTGAATTATACCATTTTAACACTAAAAGTTATTCAAGTCAGTTTTATAGTTCAGGAAAAGTAAAATCTATTCATTTGAATGAATTAAAGACCATCATAAAAGAAGAAAATAGATTCTATTTTATTATTTCTAAAGGTGATGAAGAAAAAATGAAGTCCTTATTATCTGAAAACTTTCAATTAATTGATGGAAATAGAAAAAAAAGGCTTTATTTACATCCATAA
- the rplS gene encoding 50S ribosomal protein L19, with the protein MESLIKFVQDEFITKKEFAEFTAGDTITVYYEIKEGEKVRTQFFRGVVIQRKGVAASETFTIRKMSGTVGVERIFPVNLPSIQKIEVNKRGKVRRARIYYFRGLTGKKARITEKRR; encoded by the coding sequence ATGGAATCTTTAATAAAATTTGTTCAAGACGAATTTATAACAAAAAAGGAATTTGCAGAATTTACTGCGGGTGATACAATTACAGTGTATTACGAAATCAAGGAAGGCGAAAAAGTACGTACTCAGTTTTTTAGAGGTGTAGTAATTCAAAGAAAAGGAGTTGCAGCTTCTGAAACATTTACAATCAGAAAAATGTCTGGTACTGTTGGTGTAGAAAGAATTTTCCCTGTAAACTTACCTTCTATTCAAAAAATTGAAGTTAATAAAAGAGGTAAAGTACGTAGAGCTCGTATTTACTACTTTAGAGGTCTTACTGGTAAAAAAGCTAGAATTACTGAAAAAAGAAGATAA